The genome window GTGCGCGAGCCCGCGACTACGCTGGGCTCGGGGACTCGTCCTCCCCCAGGACCCCACCCGATCGCAGCCGCTCCAGGCTCTGCATGCGCGACTGGGCTTTGGGGCCCAGCCGGCTGATCACGGCGGCGACCACGGCCTCGACGACGGCTATCGCCCCGACCAGCGAATCGAACGGTCCGACGGTGTCGACGCTCGTTACCAGCACCTGGCGCGCAAACGCCGAGGCGGGCGACAGCCACGGATCGGTGAACAGGATCACGTTGCAACCCTGGGCCGAGGCCACCCGTGCGCTCTCGATCGTGTCCGCCTGGTAGCGGCGATAGTCGAAAACCACCAGGACGTCGCCCTTGCGCATGTCGATGATCTGCTGGGCGGGCGCGCTGCGCTCGGCGTCGACCAGTCCGATGCCCGGCCGCAGCAGGTGGAGCTGGCCCGTCAGGTAGCGCGCCAGCGGCGCGCTGACCCGGCCGCCCAGCACCATGACGCGCCGGCGCACGTCGGCGAGCAGCTCGACCGCCTCCTCGACGTCGCGGTGAGAGATGAGCTCCAGGGTGGCCTTCAGGTTGTGGCGGGAGACTTCGACCGCGTCGCTCAGCACGGAATCCGTGCCGCGGCCCGACGTCTCGTCGCGGTACCGGGCGACGGGCGAGCTGAGGCGCGCCTGCACTTCGTGGCGCAGCATCTCCTGGAACTCCGGATAGCCGCGAAAGCCCAGCTTGGTGATGAAGCGGGTCACCGTCGGCGGGCTGACCCCGGCCCGCTCGGCGAAACGGGCGACGCTCTCGAGGCCCGCGATCGGATACGAGGCCAGCAGCACCCGGGCCAGCTTTCGCTCGGCGAGGCTGAGGCTCCCCAAATGCTGCCTCACCACCTCTCCGACGCGAGGCCCGTGACCCGTGACGTTTGTTACATCTGGGTCTAATGGTGCCAATTTCGGCACATCCTTGACAACAATCCTATCTCCTGATAGCGTCGCCGCCAAGCCCAATCCGGCGAGGCGATATGCGCTGTCTTGATGACGCGCGATGGAGGACTGCTGCATGAGTGTCCAGGCCCAGGTTTCGGACGTAGAAACGCTTCACCGGCTCGGGTACGCCCAAGAACTGCGGCGGCGCATGTCCACGTTCTCCAACTTCGCGGTGTCGTTCACCATCATCTCGATCCTCTCCGGGTGTCTCACCCTCTACGGCTACGGGATGGCCACCGGCGGCCCCGTAATCATGAACATCGGCTGGCCGCTGGTCGGGATCTTCGTCACCCTGGTCGGGCTGGCCATGGCCGAGGTCTGCTCCAGCTACCCGACCGCCGGGGGCCTCTACTACTGGTCCGCCAAGCTGGGCGGCAAGAACGGCCCCGCCTGGAGCTGGTTCACCGGCTGGTTCAACCTCCTGGGTCAGATCGCGGTCACCGCCGGCATCGACTTCGGCGGCGCGTTCTTCATGTCCGCGCTCTTCAACCAGCTCTTCGGTTACACGCTGGACCC of bacterium contains these proteins:
- a CDS encoding MurR/RpiR family transcriptional regulator; translation: MQQSSIARHQDSAYRLAGLGLAATLSGDRIVVKDVPKLAPLDPDVTNVTGHGPRVGEVVRQHLGSLSLAERKLARVLLASYPIAGLESVARFAERAGVSPPTVTRFITKLGFRGYPEFQEMLRHEVQARLSSPVARYRDETSGRGTDSVLSDAVEVSRHNLKATLELISHRDVEEAVELLADVRRRVMVLGGRVSAPLARYLTGQLHLLRPGIGLVDAERSAPAQQIIDMRKGDVLVVFDYRRYQADTIESARVASAQGCNVILFTDPWLSPASAFARQVLVTSVDTVGPFDSLVGAIAVVEAVVAAVISRLGPKAQSRMQSLERLRSGGVLGEDESPSPA